A stretch of the Actinomyces faecalis genome encodes the following:
- a CDS encoding aldo/keto reductase, whose amino-acid sequence MITTLAGTTPLADNAQMPMIGYGTWQVTDAAQATAGVKEAIAAGYRHIDTAAVYGNEEAVGRGIAEGLAEAGLSREDLFVTTKLWNDHRGHDAALVGIEESLSRLGLDYVDLYLIHWPANSRQHPQDWRALNASTWSGMEEIYASGRARAIGVSNFTRKHLEALLDDASVAPMVNQIELHPGFGQWDAAECSKANGLAVEAWSPLGSGRVLSDPALGAVAAELGRTPAQVALRWLLQQDIAILPKSVTPERIRSNAELFDFELSPAQMEAVRTVVDDTEHADPDQVDF is encoded by the coding sequence ATGATCACCACCCTGGCTGGCACCACGCCACTGGCTGACAACGCCCAGATGCCGATGATCGGCTACGGCACCTGGCAGGTCACCGACGCCGCCCAGGCCACGGCCGGCGTCAAGGAGGCCATCGCTGCCGGCTACCGTCACATCGACACCGCCGCCGTCTACGGCAACGAGGAGGCCGTGGGCCGCGGCATCGCCGAGGGCCTGGCCGAGGCAGGCCTGAGCCGCGAGGACCTGTTCGTCACCACCAAGCTGTGGAACGACCACCGCGGTCACGACGCGGCGCTGGTCGGGATCGAGGAGTCCCTGTCCCGTCTGGGCCTGGACTACGTCGACCTCTACCTCATCCACTGGCCCGCCAACTCCCGCCAGCACCCGCAGGACTGGCGCGCCCTCAACGCCTCCACCTGGTCCGGCATGGAGGAGATCTACGCCTCCGGCCGCGCCCGGGCGATCGGCGTCTCCAACTTCACCCGCAAGCACCTGGAGGCGCTCCTGGATGACGCCAGCGTGGCCCCCATGGTCAACCAGATCGAGCTGCACCCCGGCTTCGGCCAGTGGGACGCAGCTGAGTGCTCCAAGGCCAACGGCCTGGCCGTCGAGGCCTGGAGCCCGCTGGGCTCCGGCCGTGTCCTGAGCGATCCTGCGCTGGGCGCCGTCGCCGCCGAGCTCGGACGCACTCCGGCCCAGGTGGCCCTGCGCTGGCTGCTGCAGCAGGACATCGCCATCCTGCCCAAGTCCGTCACGCCCGAGCGCATCCGCTCCAACGCCGAGCTGTTCGACTTCGAGCTCAGCCCTGCCCAGATGGAGGCCGTGCGCACCGTCGTCGACGACACCGAGCACGCCGACCCCGACCAGGTCGACTTCTGA
- a CDS encoding DJ-1 family glyoxalase III, with translation MAGLKATTGKKVAVLVAPGLEEVEALAPLDILFRAGIPADLISVTDSRQVTSSHQVVLSCSTTLDDLSEADLESYDMIFLPGGIPGTPNLKADARVRELVTQRVRADRPVAAICAAPSILAELGLLEGRRATANPSVVQVLADHGAQVSEASVVVDGQLLTSRGMATAVDLGLEMVRFYLGDAAVEEMKERIVYQG, from the coding sequence ATGGCTGGTCTCAAGGCGACGACGGGCAAGAAGGTCGCGGTGCTCGTGGCCCCGGGGCTGGAGGAGGTCGAGGCGCTGGCACCGCTGGACATCCTGTTCCGCGCCGGTATCCCGGCTGACCTCATCTCGGTCACGGACTCGCGGCAGGTGACGAGCTCCCACCAGGTCGTGCTCAGCTGCAGCACGACCCTGGACGATCTGTCCGAGGCCGACCTGGAGTCCTACGACATGATCTTCCTGCCTGGAGGGATCCCGGGCACCCCGAACCTCAAGGCTGACGCGCGGGTACGTGAGCTGGTCACCCAGCGTGTGCGTGCGGACCGCCCGGTGGCGGCGATCTGCGCGGCGCCCTCGATCCTGGCCGAGCTGGGGCTGCTGGAGGGACGACGGGCGACGGCGAATCCGAGCGTCGTCCAGGTACTGGCCGACCACGGGGCGCAGGTCAGTGAGGCGAGCGTCGTCGTCGACGGTCAGCTGCTGACGAGCCGCGGCATGGCGACGGCCGTGGACCTGGGGCTGGAGATGGTGCGCTTCTACCTCGGGGACGCGGCCGTGGAGGAGATGAAGGAGCGGATCGTCTACCAGGGCTGA
- a CDS encoding ABC transporter ATP-binding protein/permease translates to MLALHDVTKAYRTATLTQTALDAVSVSFRDNELVAVLGQSGSGKTTMLNVIGGLDHFDSGDLVIDGISTRDYKDRDWDAYRNNRIGFVFQAYNLIPHQSVLANVELALTLSGVPRAQRRERALAALDSVGLADHVHKRPSQLSGGQMQRVAIARALVNDPEILLADEPTGALDSATSVQVMDLLRQVAADRLVIMVTHNPELAHEYATRIVELADGRVVADSDPYEAAAEDAREAKEVRRTRMGALTALSLSFNNLMTKKGRTIMTSFAGSIGIIGIALILALANGVNGYIARTEEEALTSYPLSIQSTGMDLAGLMRAGEGERAEAKDGEILMTEGVTSTMESTTANDLASLKTFLDSAGSGVAEHVAAIEYSYDVTPQIYLTDTSDGAVRVSPDQAMSPMTSAMGDSPLSAMTSFDAFHQLPETSALYEDQYDVVAGHWPRSASELVVVTSQRGTLDNLYEYTLGLRPHAELQSMMTDFMAGRAVQIGAGSAGASPTAASTAGADGAGSPTPSAGLSAAATATGEPAVRTYSYADVLGRTFSLVPASARYAYDAEHRVWTDRSDQAEVMRQAVAAGQQLRVVGVVRAKDDTTTLHPGVAYTPELTRQVVREAAGSQIVRSQLDHPDTDVFTGRTFAELAQGAGAGELDMSSLFTIDGERLKAAFQIDPSALQADLTGLDLGSLSLPDLDAGALDLSEVDLSGLDLGALADQVDLSGLDVSDLDLADLATRYPQLGQIDYGAVVASALEDGVIKDGAGQYLAGVAGSLLQGFTDYVASQPGEDSDGDGAPERDWARLAQAYLAQPEVSEQLAQAAGSDQVIDSALLTQRLIEALGKDPSVEEIASQVSADLAGAVASQVGSQLASSLEASVGGAMTQMMTSLQTQVAAQLSSAMEGLAASLASAVSVDGSALAQAFQPTMDQDDLAALLATLMTTTVPTYEGNLALLGWAEESRPSQIDIYPTSFADKDAVKTILDDYNDRAAAAGQDAKVITYTDLVGTLMSSVTRIVTIITWMLIAFVAISLVVSSIMIAIITYISVLERKKEIGILRAIGASKSDVRHVFNAETVIEGLIAGLMGVGITLLVSLPVNAFVQARFHVYPIAHLSATAGAVLVAISVGLTLVAGILPSGRAAKEDPVEALRAE, encoded by the coding sequence ATGCTCGCGCTCCACGACGTCACCAAGGCCTACCGCACCGCGACCCTCACCCAGACCGCCCTGGACGCGGTCAGCGTCTCCTTCCGGGACAACGAGCTCGTCGCGGTCCTGGGCCAGTCCGGTAGCGGCAAGACCACGATGCTCAACGTCATCGGCGGGCTGGACCACTTCGACTCCGGTGACCTCGTCATCGACGGTATCTCCACGCGTGACTACAAGGACCGGGACTGGGACGCCTACCGCAACAACCGCATCGGCTTCGTCTTCCAGGCCTACAACCTCATCCCGCACCAGAGCGTGCTGGCCAACGTCGAGCTCGCCCTGACCCTCTCCGGCGTCCCTCGGGCGCAGCGGCGTGAGCGGGCCCTGGCGGCGCTGGACTCGGTGGGGCTGGCCGATCACGTGCACAAGCGTCCCAGCCAGCTCTCCGGCGGCCAGATGCAGCGCGTGGCGATCGCCCGCGCACTGGTCAACGATCCCGAGATCCTGCTGGCGGACGAGCCGACCGGCGCCCTGGACTCGGCGACCTCGGTGCAGGTGATGGACCTGCTGCGCCAGGTCGCTGCCGACCGCCTGGTCATCATGGTCACCCACAACCCCGAGCTCGCTCACGAGTACGCCACGCGGATCGTCGAGCTGGCTGACGGCCGCGTGGTCGCCGACTCCGACCCGTACGAGGCTGCTGCCGAGGACGCGCGCGAGGCCAAGGAGGTCCGACGCACGCGTATGGGGGCGCTGACAGCGCTGTCGCTGTCCTTCAACAACCTCATGACCAAGAAGGGCCGCACGATCATGACCTCCTTCGCGGGGTCGATCGGCATCATCGGGATCGCCCTCATCCTGGCCCTGGCCAACGGAGTCAACGGCTACATCGCGCGCACCGAGGAGGAGGCCCTGACCTCCTACCCGCTGTCCATCCAGTCCACGGGCATGGACCTGGCCGGCCTCATGCGCGCCGGCGAGGGCGAGCGGGCCGAGGCTAAGGACGGTGAGATCCTTATGACTGAGGGAGTCACCTCCACCATGGAGTCGACCACCGCCAACGACCTCGCCTCGCTCAAGACCTTCCTGGACTCTGCCGGCTCGGGCGTGGCCGAGCACGTGGCAGCCATCGAGTACTCCTACGACGTCACGCCCCAGATCTACCTCACGGACACCTCTGACGGCGCTGTGCGTGTCTCCCCGGACCAGGCGATGAGCCCGATGACCTCGGCCATGGGGGACAGCCCGCTGTCAGCGATGACCTCCTTCGACGCCTTCCACCAGCTCCCTGAGACCAGCGCGCTGTACGAGGACCAGTACGACGTCGTCGCCGGGCACTGGCCGCGATCGGCCAGCGAGCTGGTCGTGGTCACGAGCCAGCGGGGAACGCTGGACAACCTGTACGAGTACACCCTGGGCCTGCGCCCGCACGCTGAGCTGCAGTCGATGATGACTGACTTCATGGCCGGTCGGGCCGTGCAGATCGGGGCCGGGTCGGCCGGCGCCTCTCCGACCGCCGCGAGTACGGCGGGGGCCGACGGCGCAGGCTCGCCCACGCCGTCGGCCGGGCTGAGCGCCGCAGCGACGGCGACCGGCGAGCCGGCCGTGCGTACGTACTCCTACGCCGACGTGCTCGGGCGGACCTTCTCCCTGGTGCCTGCGTCGGCGCGGTACGCCTATGACGCCGAGCACCGGGTGTGGACCGACCGGTCGGACCAGGCGGAGGTTATGCGCCAGGCGGTCGCCGCGGGGCAGCAGCTGCGCGTGGTGGGGGTGGTGCGCGCGAAGGACGACACCACCACCCTCCACCCCGGTGTCGCCTACACCCCGGAGCTGACCCGCCAGGTGGTACGTGAGGCGGCTGGCTCCCAGATCGTGCGCTCCCAGCTCGACCACCCGGACACCGACGTCTTTACCGGACGGACCTTCGCCGAGCTCGCCCAGGGAGCAGGCGCCGGCGAGCTGGACATGTCCTCGCTGTTCACCATCGACGGCGAGAGGCTCAAGGCCGCCTTCCAGATCGATCCCAGCGCCCTGCAGGCGGACCTGACAGGCCTGGACCTGGGGTCGCTGAGCCTGCCGGACCTGGACGCCGGTGCCCTGGACCTCAGCGAGGTGGACCTGTCGGGCCTGGACCTGGGAGCGCTGGCGGACCAGGTGGACCTGTCGGGCCTGGACGTGAGCGACCTGGACCTGGCGGACCTGGCCACCCGCTACCCGCAGCTGGGGCAGATCGACTACGGCGCCGTCGTCGCCTCGGCCCTGGAGGACGGCGTGATCAAGGACGGTGCGGGGCAGTACCTGGCAGGAGTGGCGGGCTCGTTGCTCCAGGGCTTCACGGACTACGTCGCCTCCCAGCCGGGTGAGGACTCCGACGGCGACGGCGCGCCCGAGCGCGACTGGGCGAGGCTGGCCCAGGCCTACCTCGCCCAGCCCGAGGTGAGTGAGCAGCTTGCGCAGGCGGCTGGCTCGGACCAGGTGATCGACAGCGCGCTGCTGACCCAGCGGCTCATCGAGGCGCTGGGCAAGGACCCCTCGGTGGAGGAGATCGCCTCGCAGGTCTCGGCCGACCTGGCCGGGGCGGTGGCCTCGCAGGTGGGCAGCCAGCTGGCCTCCTCGCTTGAGGCCAGCGTGGGCGGGGCGATGACACAGATGATGACCTCGCTCCAGACCCAGGTCGCCGCTCAGCTCAGCAGCGCGATGGAGGGGCTTGCCGCCTCGCTGGCCAGTGCCGTGAGCGTGGACGGCTCGGCCCTTGCCCAGGCCTTCCAGCCCACGATGGACCAGGACGACCTCGCTGCCCTCCTGGCCACCCTCATGACGACGACGGTGCCCACCTACGAGGGCAACCTCGCCTTGCTGGGGTGGGCGGAGGAGTCCCGTCCCTCCCAGATCGACATCTACCCCACAAGCTTCGCGGACAAGGACGCCGTCAAGACGATTCTGGACGACTACAACGACCGGGCTGCCGCGGCCGGGCAGGACGCCAAGGTCATCACCTACACCGACCTCGTGGGCACGCTCATGAGCTCGGTGACGCGGATCGTCACCATCATCACCTGGATGCTCATCGCCTTCGTGGCGATCTCACTGGTGGTCTCCAGCATCATGATCGCGATCATCACCTACATCTCGGTGCTGGAGCGGAAGAAGGAGATCGGCATCCTGCGGGCGATCGGCGCCTCGAAGTCAGACGTGAGGCACGTCTTCAACGCTGAGACGGTGATCGAGGGGCTCATTGCGGGCCTGATGGGCGTGGGGATCACGCTGCTCGTCTCGCTCCCGGTCAACGCCTTTGTCCAGGCCCGGTTCCATGTCTACCCGATCGCCCACCTGTCGGCGACGGCGGGAGCCGTGCTCGTGGCGATCTCGGTGGGACTCACGCTCGTTGCCGGCATCCTGCCCTCAGGGCGGGCGGCCAAGGAGGACCCGGTTGAGGCGCTGCGGGCGGAGTGA
- a CDS encoding methylated-DNA--[protein]-cysteine S-methyltransferase, whose amino-acid sequence MTSGASSRSMYVQAYSSPLGPMTLAAATGTGLPATGALTGVWFDGQAHDRAGLPDDAALVSPGDDGEPAVLAAARAWLDATFAGTDPGEPPLLAPAGTDFQLRVWDQLRAIPRGQTRTYGQIATRLETVLGRPTSARAVGGAVGRNPVSVVVPCHRVLGADGALTGYAGGPERKAWLLRHEGVDGTSLAGGESLS is encoded by the coding sequence ATGACCTCCGGCGCCTCCTCCCGCTCCATGTACGTCCAGGCCTACTCCTCACCCCTGGGGCCGATGACGCTGGCGGCGGCCACCGGCACCGGCCTGCCGGCTACGGGAGCGCTGACCGGCGTCTGGTTCGACGGCCAGGCTCATGACCGCGCCGGACTGCCCGACGACGCTGCCCTGGTCAGCCCGGGGGACGACGGCGAGCCGGCCGTGCTCGCTGCCGCGCGCGCATGGCTGGACGCCACCTTCGCAGGTACTGACCCGGGCGAGCCTCCGCTGCTCGCGCCGGCTGGTACCGACTTCCAGCTCCGGGTCTGGGACCAGCTGCGTGCCATCCCGCGAGGACAGACACGTACCTACGGCCAGATCGCGACGCGGCTGGAGACGGTCCTGGGACGGCCTACCTCGGCACGTGCGGTGGGAGGCGCCGTCGGACGCAACCCTGTGTCCGTCGTCGTCCCGTGTCACCGGGTGCTCGGGGCCGACGGGGCCTTGACGGGCTACGCCGGCGGCCCCGAGCGCAAGGCGTGGCTGCTGAGGCACGAGGGCGTGGACGGGACCTCGCTCGCTGGTGGTGAATCGCTCTCGTGA
- a CDS encoding isochorismatase family cysteine hydrolase, giving the protein MALPQPQPTTWQQSTGIDVSRAALVVVDVLGGSGEVIEPLREMAANAVVLAQAARAAGVPVLFACDNHLPGNDLETELWGAHSVRGTEDSRPLDAFQVTDADYLVPKRRYSAFVGTDLDLTLRELGRDVLVVVGFDTNICVLHTLASAYYLGYRTIVPADATASFLVGTQDGGLEYFSRVFDSRVVTTAQVLAELQD; this is encoded by the coding sequence ATGGCACTCCCGCAGCCTCAGCCCACGACCTGGCAGCAGTCGACCGGTATCGACGTCTCTCGCGCGGCCCTGGTCGTCGTCGACGTCCTGGGAGGATCGGGCGAGGTGATCGAGCCGCTGCGAGAGATGGCGGCCAACGCCGTCGTCCTGGCACAGGCAGCGCGTGCTGCCGGGGTCCCGGTCCTGTTCGCCTGCGACAACCACCTGCCCGGCAACGACCTGGAGACAGAGCTGTGGGGTGCGCACTCCGTGCGCGGGACCGAGGACTCCAGGCCCCTGGACGCCTTCCAGGTCACGGACGCGGACTACCTGGTCCCCAAGCGCCGCTACTCAGCCTTCGTGGGCACGGACCTTGACCTGACCCTGCGCGAGCTGGGGCGGGACGTGCTCGTCGTCGTCGGCTTCGACACCAACATCTGCGTCCTGCACACCCTGGCTAGCGCCTACTACCTGGGCTATCGCACCATCGTGCCGGCCGACGCCACCGCGAGCTTCCTCGTCGGTACCCAGGACGGCGGCCTGGAGTACTTCTCACGCGTCTTCGACTCCCGCGTGGTGACGACGGCGCAGGTGCTCGCCGAGCTTCAGGACTGA
- a CDS encoding NAD(P)H-dependent oxidoreductase codes for MKTTVLVFHPSLSSSRVNARLARAAQATDDVEVRYLYDLYPDSRIDVEAEQRVLEAADRIVWQFPMYWYSSPALLKQWEDDVLTYGWAYGSTGTALHGKELAVAVSPGAAAERYTPTGQYGVTVDQLLLPFATTSRLIGTRFTEPFVTPGAMQISDADLEHQAEAYRSWLTAPAR; via the coding sequence ATGAAGACCACTGTCCTCGTCTTTCACCCCAGCCTCTCCTCCTCACGCGTCAACGCGCGCCTGGCACGCGCTGCGCAGGCTACCGACGACGTCGAGGTCCGCTACCTCTACGACCTCTACCCCGACTCCCGCATCGACGTCGAGGCCGAGCAGCGCGTCCTGGAGGCGGCCGACCGTATCGTCTGGCAGTTCCCGATGTACTGGTACTCCTCCCCCGCCCTGCTCAAGCAGTGGGAGGACGACGTGCTGACCTACGGCTGGGCCTACGGGTCCACCGGCACCGCCCTGCACGGCAAGGAGCTGGCCGTGGCCGTCTCTCCGGGAGCAGCTGCCGAGCGCTACACGCCCACCGGCCAGTACGGCGTCACCGTCGACCAGCTGCTGCTGCCCTTCGCCACCACCAGCCGGCTCATCGGCACCCGGTTCACTGAGCCCTTCGTCACGCCCGGGGCCATGCAGATCAGCGACGCCGACCTGGAGCACCAGGCCGAGGCCTACCGTTCCTGGCTGACCGCCCCCGCCCGTTGA
- a CDS encoding glycoside hydrolase family 3 protein encodes MEQYEIDHLATVRAGAPESVVLLASDGSFPLAAPGKIALFGAGARRTVKGGTGSGDVNSRHVVTVEEGLEDAGFEITTKAWLDAYDEVADANHVAFVADLKKQAKAAGVPAIMFGMGAVEPAPTYDLPLEAEGETAVYVLSRDSGEGNDRKPVPGDVLLSDSEVRDIKTLASCFERFLLVLNVGGVVDLSPVADLPNILLLSQLGAVTGDVFADVLTGRSYPSGHLSTTWAAWGGYPDAGDFGDPDDTRYTEGVYVGYRYLDSVGKEPIFPFGHGLGYTTFEIGGATLAVDGGDVVVTTSVTNTGSRAGKEVVQVYVSVPVGEIDQPFQALATFAKTQELAAGESQELALRFDLADLASYDAAKVATVLEAGDYVVRVGSSSRATKVAGVVELAQTALVRKVHDVLGDPGFTDWRPEQPVAVVVPDDAPRLTVQAADLRREDAGRSVDLGEALEYVGGLSDDELSYLVLGQYHDSADKQSVIGQASEDLVGAAGQTTTRLEGLGTLVMPDGPAGLRLASKVGVDAEGPFAVGAAFEGLFAELLDEESLAALGVDPSIAPRVPERTFEQWATAIPIGTAVAQTWNPELAGSYGDVVGAEMEHFGAHLWLAPAFNLHRTILCGRNFEYMSEDPLLAGRVAAGITRGVQAHAGRGVTVKHFAFNNQETNRLNSNSRVSQRAARELYLRSFEIVVREAQPHALMTSYNLVNGVHTSESAELLETILRQEWGYQGLVMTDWVVDGMTRTDARYPRATAPATIKAGNELFMPGCENDRQAVLAALRGEEGAIVALSREELATQAARVVRMVWQLVGR; translated from the coding sequence ATGGAGCAGTACGAGATCGACCACCTGGCGACCGTGAGGGCCGGTGCCCCCGAGTCCGTGGTGCTGCTGGCCAGTGACGGCAGCTTCCCCCTGGCCGCTCCGGGCAAGATCGCCCTGTTTGGCGCCGGTGCGCGACGCACCGTCAAGGGCGGTACCGGCTCGGGTGACGTCAACTCCCGCCACGTCGTCACGGTCGAGGAAGGGCTGGAGGACGCCGGCTTCGAGATCACGACCAAGGCCTGGCTGGACGCCTACGACGAGGTGGCTGACGCCAACCACGTCGCCTTCGTCGCTGACCTGAAGAAGCAGGCCAAGGCTGCCGGCGTCCCGGCGATCATGTTCGGGATGGGTGCCGTCGAGCCGGCTCCCACCTACGACCTTCCGCTGGAGGCGGAGGGAGAGACCGCCGTCTACGTCCTGTCCCGTGACTCCGGAGAGGGCAACGACCGCAAGCCCGTGCCAGGTGACGTGCTGCTGTCCGACTCCGAGGTCCGCGACATCAAGACGCTGGCCTCGTGCTTCGAGCGCTTCCTCCTGGTCCTCAACGTCGGCGGCGTCGTCGACCTCAGTCCTGTGGCGGACCTGCCCAACATCCTCCTGCTCTCCCAGCTCGGTGCCGTCACCGGTGACGTCTTCGCCGACGTCCTGACGGGCCGGTCCTACCCCTCCGGCCACCTGTCCACGACCTGGGCGGCCTGGGGCGGCTACCCGGACGCCGGGGACTTCGGCGACCCGGACGACACCCGCTACACCGAGGGCGTCTACGTCGGTTACCGCTACCTCGACTCGGTGGGCAAGGAGCCGATCTTCCCCTTCGGCCACGGGCTGGGCTACACGACCTTCGAGATCGGTGGCGCCACCCTGGCCGTCGACGGCGGCGACGTCGTCGTGACCACGAGCGTCACCAACACCGGCTCGCGCGCGGGCAAGGAGGTCGTCCAGGTCTACGTCTCCGTGCCTGTAGGAGAGATCGACCAGCCCTTCCAGGCCCTGGCCACCTTCGCCAAGACCCAGGAGCTGGCCGCCGGCGAGAGCCAGGAGCTGGCCCTGCGCTTCGACCTGGCCGACCTGGCCTCCTACGACGCCGCCAAGGTCGCCACTGTCCTGGAGGCCGGCGACTACGTCGTGCGCGTAGGCTCCTCCAGCCGGGCCACGAAGGTGGCCGGCGTCGTCGAGCTCGCCCAGACCGCTCTCGTGCGCAAGGTGCACGACGTGCTCGGCGACCCCGGCTTCACTGACTGGCGTCCTGAGCAGCCGGTCGCCGTCGTCGTCCCCGACGACGCCCCGCGCCTCACGGTCCAGGCCGCTGACCTGCGCCGCGAGGACGCAGGCAGGAGCGTGGACCTGGGCGAGGCGCTGGAGTACGTGGGCGGCCTGTCCGACGACGAGCTGAGCTACCTCGTGCTCGGCCAGTACCACGACTCCGCGGACAAGCAGTCGGTCATCGGCCAGGCGAGCGAGGACCTCGTGGGTGCGGCCGGCCAGACCACCACCCGTCTGGAGGGGCTGGGCACCCTGGTCATGCCTGACGGGCCTGCCGGCCTGCGCCTGGCCTCGAAGGTCGGTGTGGACGCCGAGGGGCCCTTCGCGGTGGGAGCGGCCTTCGAGGGCCTGTTCGCCGAGCTCCTGGACGAGGAGTCGCTGGCGGCGCTGGGCGTGGACCCGAGCATCGCGCCGCGTGTGCCCGAACGCACCTTCGAGCAGTGGGCCACCGCGATCCCGATCGGCACGGCGGTCGCCCAGACCTGGAACCCCGAGCTCGCGGGCTCCTATGGCGACGTCGTGGGCGCGGAGATGGAGCACTTCGGAGCGCACCTGTGGCTCGCCCCAGCCTTCAACCTCCACCGCACGATCCTGTGCGGGCGCAACTTCGAGTACATGAGCGAGGACCCGCTGCTGGCCGGTCGCGTGGCTGCCGGCATCACCCGCGGTGTCCAGGCCCACGCCGGTCGCGGCGTGACGGTCAAGCACTTCGCTTTCAACAACCAGGAGACCAACCGTCTGAACTCCAACAGCCGCGTCTCCCAGCGTGCTGCGCGCGAGCTGTACCTGCGGTCCTTCGAGATCGTGGTGCGTGAGGCTCAGCCCCACGCCCTCATGACCTCCTACAACCTGGTCAACGGCGTGCACACCTCCGAGAGCGCCGAGCTGCTGGAGACGATCCTGCGCCAGGAGTGGGGCTACCAGGGTCTGGTCATGACGGACTGGGTCGTGGACGGGATGACGCGTACGGACGCCAGGTACCCGCGCGCAACGGCTCCGGCGACCATCAAGGCCGGTAACGAGCTGTTCATGCCGGGCTGCGAGAACGACCGTCAGGCGGTCCTGGCTGCCCTGCGTGGTGAGGAGGGCGCGATCGTGGCCCTCAGCCGCGAGGAGCTGGCCACGCAGGCTGCGCGTGTGGTGCGCATGGTCTGGCAGCTGGTCGGGCGCTGA
- a CDS encoding aldo/keto reductase, translating into MQHTTLGTTDITIPRLCIGGMSFGEVFPDTHQWVIDQPATQEVIARALELGVNFIDTANAYAHGTSESFIGQSLRNLGVAREDVVLASKVYFNDGHLSAGAIEREVTGTLERLGTDYLDLYIIHRFDYSTPVEETMEALDRLVRDGRVRALGASAMYAYQLHSMQVVADERGWTRFASMQNHYNLLYREDEREMIPVTQKYGMSLTPYSPLASGHLTRPTWDSTSSRSTTDATMRAKYDSARELDMPIIERVQQIASDHETAMADVALAWLWAKGVAAPIVGCSRPSRVDDAVRALDLTLSEEEIAFMEEPYRAHELVGPLARPGEKALAGGTSAVV; encoded by the coding sequence ATGCAGCACACCACCCTCGGCACCACTGACATCACGATCCCTCGCCTGTGTATCGGTGGGATGAGCTTCGGTGAGGTCTTCCCCGACACCCACCAGTGGGTCATCGACCAGCCTGCCACTCAGGAGGTCATCGCCCGAGCCTTGGAGCTTGGCGTCAACTTCATCGACACTGCCAACGCATACGCCCACGGCACCTCGGAGAGCTTCATCGGCCAGTCGCTGAGGAACCTGGGCGTGGCCCGCGAGGACGTCGTCCTGGCGTCCAAGGTCTACTTCAACGACGGTCACCTGTCCGCTGGGGCGATCGAGCGCGAGGTCACCGGCACCCTGGAGCGCCTGGGCACGGACTACCTTGACCTCTACATCATCCACCGCTTCGACTACTCCACGCCGGTGGAGGAGACCATGGAGGCGCTGGACCGGCTGGTGCGCGACGGGCGTGTGCGGGCCCTGGGCGCCAGCGCGATGTACGCCTACCAGCTCCACTCCATGCAGGTGGTGGCCGACGAGCGCGGGTGGACCCGGTTCGCCAGCATGCAGAACCACTACAACCTGCTCTACCGCGAGGACGAGCGTGAGATGATCCCGGTAACCCAGAAGTACGGGATGAGCCTGACTCCCTACAGCCCGCTGGCCTCAGGGCACCTGACCCGTCCGACCTGGGACTCGACCTCCTCCCGCTCGACCACGGACGCCACGATGCGCGCCAAGTACGACTCTGCCCGCGAGCTGGACATGCCGATCATCGAGCGAGTGCAGCAGATCGCCTCCGACCACGAGACGGCGATGGCCGACGTCGCGCTGGCCTGGCTGTGGGCCAAGGGCGTGGCGGCGCCGATCGTGGGCTGCTCGCGCCCGAGCCGGGTCGACGACGCGGTGCGTGCCCTGGACCTCACTCTCAGTGAGGAGGAGATCGCCTTCATGGAGGAGCCTTACCGTGCTCACGAGCTCGTCGGCCCGCTGGCCCGCCCGGGTGAGAAGGCGCTGGCTGGTGGGACGTCCGCCGTCGTCTAG
- a CDS encoding MerR family transcriptional regulator, with translation MHTDTLSIGDVAQMLDLPVSTLRYYDREGLLPGLQRRNGVRRFGPTQLEALRVIECLKGAGVEIKDIRRFMDWCEQGSETFGQRRELFETQLATVEAQIAHLERIRAMIRFKCWYYERAIEDGSEDFAQNLPDEMPEQMRVLYDLAHS, from the coding sequence GTGCATACAGACACCCTGAGCATCGGTGATGTCGCGCAGATGCTTGATCTGCCGGTGTCCACGCTGCGCTACTACGACCGGGAAGGACTGCTGCCGGGACTTCAGCGGCGTAACGGCGTGCGCCGCTTCGGCCCCACACAGCTCGAGGCTCTGCGTGTCATCGAATGCCTCAAGGGGGCGGGGGTCGAGATCAAAGACATCAGGCGGTTCATGGACTGGTGTGAACAGGGGTCTGAGACTTTTGGGCAGCGGCGGGAGCTTTTTGAGACACAGCTAGCGACCGTTGAGGCCCAGATCGCCCACCTGGAACGGATCAGAGCAATGATCCGATTCAAATGCTGGTACTACGAACGTGCCATCGAAGACGGTAGTGAGGACTTCGCGCAGAACCTGCCTGATGAGATGCCCGAGCAGATGCGGGTGCTCTACGACCTGGCTCACTCCTAG